The Nitriliruptor alkaliphilus DSM 45188 genome includes a region encoding these proteins:
- a CDS encoding IS3 family transposase has translation MIYTFISNRCGDLPTSVVCRTMGVSTSGFYAWRIEPVSARDLADATLTNTIFDIHAASCHSYGAPRVWSELRLGDRQLRCSRKRVERLMRQANIRGIYRRRGRGCTVRDPAGVPSADLVNRQFVADAPDRHGLP, from the coding sequence ATGATCTACACCTTCATCTCGAACCGGTGCGGCGACCTTCCGACCTCGGTGGTCTGCCGCACGATGGGGGTGTCCACGTCGGGCTTCTACGCCTGGCGTATCGAGCCGGTCTCGGCCCGCGACTTGGCCGATGCGACGCTCACCAACACCATCTTCGACATCCACGCCGCGTCGTGTCACAGCTACGGCGCCCCACGGGTGTGGTCCGAGCTGCGGCTCGGTGACCGCCAGCTGCGCTGCTCCCGCAAGCGCGTGGAGCGGTTGATGCGTCAGGCCAACATCCGCGGGATCTACCGCCGCCGCGGCCGCGGCTGCACCGTTCGGGACCCCGCCGGGGTGCCGTCAGCCGACCTGGTCAACCGCCAGTTCGTTGCCGATGCGCCCGACCGGCACGGGCTGCCTTGA
- a CDS encoding NAD(P)-dependent alcohol dehydrogenase, whose amino-acid sequence MREVDKPSAADGEVLVRVRAASVHPDVWHVVTGLPRVLRLMGSGVRRPKDAVPGTDMAGQVESVGAGVTQFRPGDEVFGETILGMQWRNGGAYAEYVALAEDSLAPKPPEVTFEQAATVPTAGLIALHNLPERGRRAGQRVLVNGAGGGVGAVAVQLAKSWGAVVTAVDHARKLDLLRTLGADVVVDYTADDVTRSGERYDLVFDVVGNHPFSAYRRVLANDGSYVLIGHDHFGTQGRRGLGSIPRMFGLMARSTVDRRLSPGPFKPPDRVESMARLRALLADGALTPVVARAFALEQTADAIALLASGQAVGRIVVVP is encoded by the coding sequence GTGCGCGAGGTCGATAAACCCTCCGCTGCGGACGGCGAGGTGCTGGTTCGGGTACGAGCCGCGTCGGTGCATCCCGACGTCTGGCACGTCGTGACCGGCCTGCCGCGGGTGCTGCGACTCATGGGCTCAGGCGTACGGCGACCCAAGGACGCCGTGCCCGGCACCGACATGGCCGGGCAGGTCGAGTCGGTCGGCGCCGGCGTGACGCAGTTCCGGCCCGGTGACGAGGTCTTCGGCGAGACCATCCTCGGCATGCAGTGGCGCAACGGCGGGGCGTACGCCGAGTACGTGGCGCTGGCCGAGGACTCGCTGGCGCCCAAGCCGCCCGAGGTGACCTTCGAGCAGGCCGCGACCGTGCCGACGGCAGGGCTCATCGCCCTGCACAACCTTCCCGAGCGCGGCCGCAGGGCCGGCCAGCGCGTCCTCGTCAACGGGGCCGGCGGCGGGGTCGGCGCCGTCGCCGTCCAGCTCGCGAAGTCGTGGGGCGCGGTGGTGACGGCCGTGGACCACGCCCGCAAGCTGGACCTGCTGCGCACGCTCGGCGCAGACGTTGTCGTGGACTACACCGCCGACGACGTCACACGCAGCGGTGAGCGCTACGACCTCGTGTTCGACGTGGTGGGAAACCACCCGTTCTCGGCGTACCGCCGCGTGCTCGCCAACGACGGTTCGTACGTGTTGATCGGCCACGACCACTTCGGGACGCAGGGCCGGCGCGGGCTCGGGAGCATCCCGCGGATGTTCGGGCTCATGGCCCGGTCGACGGTGGACCGGCGGCTGTCGCCAGGCCCGTTCAAGCCGCCCGACCGCGTCGAGTCGATGGCACGCCTGCGCGCCCTGCTGGCTGACGGCGCGCTGACCCCCGTCGTCGCCCGGGCCTTCGCGCTGGAGCAGACAGCCGACGCCATCGCGCTGCTCGCCTCCGGTCAGGCGGTCGGGCGGATCGTGGTCGTGCCGTAG
- a CDS encoding type II toxin-antitoxin system PemK/MazF family toxin, whose amino-acid sequence MPRCGDVRLADLGEPQGREAGFARPVVVVTAQLVLDQEPSVVQVVPLTSTIRGYRSEVTIEPDQDNGLEALSAAQCQHIRAIAIERVAAPLGNVGPQALTQIREILADLLDL is encoded by the coding sequence ATGCCCCGTTGCGGTGACGTCCGGCTCGCCGATCTCGGCGAGCCGCAGGGGCGGGAGGCCGGCTTCGCGCGTCCCGTCGTGGTCGTCACCGCGCAACTGGTGCTCGATCAAGAGCCGAGCGTGGTCCAGGTCGTGCCGCTGACCTCCACGATCCGTGGGTACCGATCCGAGGTGACCATCGAGCCCGATCAGGACAACGGGCTCGAGGCGCTGTCCGCGGCGCAGTGCCAGCACATCCGTGCGATTGCCATCGAGCGGGTCGCTGCGCCGCTCGGCAACGTTGGCCCGCAGGCGCTCACCCAGATCCGCGAGATCCTCGCCGACCTCCTCGACCTCTGA
- a CDS encoding IS110 family transposase — MSTMPEAEVFVTLGIDTHKHTHLVVALDQLGRRLDELELPTTTVGFAELYAWASELGTIDTVGIEGTGAYGAGLCRWLRDRGVVVVEVERPDRKLRRNAGKSDPIDAEAAARKVLSGEATVTPKSGAGNVEMIRVLRLTRRSAVVSRSQVTNQLHALTVTAPPALREQLEGRTTRKRVAIAAKFRPGDEPDTVLAATRYAMKKLALRFRALDAEIKDLDRQLTRLVTTTAPKVVALRGVGIHTTATLLVTAGDNPDRLRSEGAFARLTGTAPMPASSGQTDRFRLSRGGDRQANAALHLIAVNRLLCDPRSKAYVKKRTGGTKANLDILRRLKRYTARELYPLIVEALTEAEPDLVPAA, encoded by the coding sequence ATGTCCACGATGCCAGAGGCCGAGGTGTTCGTCACCCTCGGCATCGACACCCACAAGCACACCCATCTGGTGGTCGCTCTCGACCAGCTCGGTCGCCGGCTCGATGAGCTCGAGTTGCCCACGACGACCGTCGGGTTCGCCGAGCTGTACGCGTGGGCCAGCGAGCTTGGCACGATCGACACGGTCGGGATCGAAGGGACCGGCGCGTACGGCGCGGGGCTGTGCCGCTGGCTGCGTGACCGTGGTGTGGTGGTGGTCGAGGTCGAACGGCCGGACCGCAAGCTGCGCCGCAACGCCGGCAAGTCCGACCCGATCGACGCGGAGGCTGCGGCCCGCAAGGTGCTCTCGGGCGAGGCGACGGTCACCCCGAAGTCGGGGGCCGGGAACGTCGAGATGATCCGGGTGCTGCGGCTCACCCGCCGATCTGCGGTCGTTTCCCGCAGCCAGGTCACCAACCAGCTGCACGCGCTGACCGTGACCGCACCGCCCGCGCTGCGTGAACAGCTCGAGGGCCGCACCACCCGCAAGCGAGTTGCGATCGCCGCCAAGTTCCGGCCCGGCGACGAACCCGACACCGTGCTGGCCGCGACCCGCTACGCGATGAAGAAGCTCGCGCTGCGCTTCCGTGCGCTCGACGCCGAGATCAAGGACCTCGACCGCCAGCTGACCCGCCTGGTCACCACGACCGCACCCAAGGTGGTCGCGCTGCGTGGAGTGGGGATCCACACCACCGCCACGCTGCTGGTCACCGCCGGCGACAACCCCGACCGGCTCCGCTCCGAAGGCGCGTTCGCCCGGCTCACCGGCACCGCCCCCATGCCCGCCTCATCCGGACAGACCGACCGGTTCCGGCTCTCGCGCGGCGGAGACCGCCAGGCCAACGCCGCGCTGCACCTGATCGCCGTCAACCGGCTGCTCTGCGACCCCCGCTCCAAGGCCTACGTCAAGAAGCGCACCGGCGGCACCAAGGCCAACCTCGACATCCTCCGACGCCTCAAGCGCTACACCGCACGAGAGCTCTACCCCCTGATCGTCGAGGCCCTCACCGAGGCCGAACCCGACCTGGTCCCCGCCGCTTGA
- a CDS encoding DUF6286 domain-containing protein, with product MLLRVLERLVALLFWIAVTAIAFLIATQRTLDTMGRPEQLVDTDEVVRTVAAFDPTSVLAIAVAVGLVLLGLAVLVMEFTPRRPRSLLHHAGERVTFTLDRRGLERRLTRTAEADPEVDDAKVRIRRRAKVRLQMVQGSHKKALRRRTRDRLGAEIGQLVQKKTPKVTVDVSSGGGRVR from the coding sequence ATGCTGCTCCGCGTGCTCGAGCGTCTGGTCGCCTTGTTGTTCTGGATCGCGGTGACCGCGATCGCGTTCCTCATCGCCACCCAGCGGACGTTGGACACCATGGGTCGGCCGGAGCAACTGGTCGACACCGACGAGGTGGTGCGGACCGTCGCGGCCTTCGATCCGACCTCCGTCCTGGCGATCGCGGTCGCCGTCGGCCTGGTCCTGCTCGGGCTGGCGGTCCTGGTGATGGAGTTCACCCCTCGCCGCCCCCGCTCGTTGCTCCACCATGCAGGCGAACGGGTGACCTTCACCCTGGATCGTCGGGGGCTCGAACGGCGCCTGACCCGGACCGCCGAAGCGGACCCCGAGGTGGACGACGCTAAGGTCCGCATCCGGCGACGGGCGAAGGTCAGGCTGCAGATGGTGCAAGGCAGCCACAAGAAGGCGCTGCGCCGCCGCACCCGCGACCGGCTTGGCGCGGAGATCGGCCAGCTCGTTCAGAAGAAGACACCGAAGGTGACCGTGGACGTGAGCTCGGGCGGGGGGCGGGTCCGATGA
- a CDS encoding transposase, which yields MPRPHPPEFRQRAVELARLREKPVAQIAEDLGISDSCLRNWMAQADIDEGATPGVTRAEKAELVELRRELRVAKMENEILKRAAAYFARENVLPK from the coding sequence ATGCCTCGACCACATCCCCCGGAGTTTCGACAGCGGGCCGTCGAGCTCGCTCGGCTGCGTGAGAAGCCGGTCGCACAGATCGCCGAGGACCTCGGCATCTCCGACAGCTGCCTGCGCAACTGGATGGCCCAGGCCGACATCGACGAGGGCGCCACACCCGGCGTGACACGCGCGGAGAAGGCCGAGCTCGTGGAGCTACGCCGCGAGTTGCGCGTGGCCAAGATGGAGAACGAGATCCTCAAGCGCGCCGCGGCGTACTTCGCCCGGGAGAACGTGCTCCCAAAATGA
- a CDS encoding class I SAM-dependent methyltransferase → MAQTIFDSASVQLGGRCLDVGCGVGTLSGTVIERFEPDVMVGIDRSAAFLTLAGRGEPKLAVVQADASRLPFASDVFDAGVSGLVLNFAPDPRLALTEIVRVVRPGGTVLVYVWDYDHPDFFLARFWHGFEAVRGRRAHEDERGRWPVCSEAGLRDLARTSDLSSRVVRPVEITSVFEDADELWDGFSLGVGPAGTATQALTAHERDQLRTIVTDQLPLNEQGRVELTARAITLIAKAT, encoded by the coding sequence GTGGCTCAGACGATCTTCGACTCGGCGTCGGTACAGCTCGGTGGGCGTTGCCTCGACGTCGGCTGCGGGGTGGGGACGCTCAGCGGCACGGTGATCGAGCGGTTCGAACCGGACGTGATGGTGGGGATCGATCGCAGTGCCGCGTTCTTGACGCTCGCCGGCCGCGGCGAACCGAAGTTGGCGGTCGTGCAGGCCGACGCCTCACGCCTGCCGTTCGCGTCCGACGTGTTCGACGCCGGAGTCAGTGGACTGGTGCTGAACTTCGCACCTGACCCGCGGTTGGCCTTGACGGAGATCGTGCGGGTCGTGCGCCCGGGCGGGACCGTGCTGGTCTACGTCTGGGACTACGACCATCCGGACTTCTTCCTCGCCCGCTTCTGGCACGGGTTCGAGGCGGTGCGAGGACGACGAGCCCATGAGGATGAGCGCGGCCGGTGGCCCGTCTGCAGCGAAGCTGGTCTGCGCGACCTGGCACGCACGTCCGACCTGTCGTCCCGGGTTGTCCGTCCGGTCGAGATCACCTCCGTCTTCGAGGACGCTGACGAACTGTGGGACGGGTTCTCACTCGGGGTGGGGCCAGCCGGAACGGCCACCCAGGCGCTGACGGCCCACGAACGCGACCAGCTACGCACGATCGTGACTGACCAGTTGCCACTGAACGAACAGGGTCGGGTCGAGCTCACTGCGCGCGCGATCACCCTCATAGCCAAAGCCACGTAG
- a CDS encoding Asp23/Gls24 family envelope stress response protein, which produces MSQSQSTQPISSQESGSSRTKEVIARSDDRGTTTIDDGVVAKIAGIATREVGGVASMGGTLSGAVAEVVGRIRGEEHATSGVGVEVGTRQAAVDLSITVQYPAVITEVASSVRDNVIDRIEKLTGLEVVEVNIAVADLAFPGGEEEGDQSRVE; this is translated from the coding sequence ATGAGCCAGTCGCAGAGCACACAGCCGATCTCGTCGCAGGAGTCGGGGAGCAGTCGAACCAAGGAGGTCATCGCGCGGTCCGATGATCGCGGGACGACCACCATCGACGACGGGGTCGTGGCGAAGATCGCCGGCATCGCCACGCGCGAGGTCGGGGGGGTCGCCTCCATGGGCGGCACCCTCAGCGGCGCCGTGGCCGAGGTCGTCGGACGGATCCGCGGAGAGGAGCACGCCACCTCAGGCGTGGGTGTCGAGGTCGGCACCCGGCAGGCAGCGGTCGACCTGAGCATCACGGTGCAGTACCCCGCGGTCATCACCGAGGTCGCTTCGTCGGTGCGCGACAACGTGATCGACCGGATCGAGAAGCTGACCGGTCTCGAGGTCGTGGAGGTCAACATAGCTGTCGCGGACCTGGCGTTCCCGGGCGGGGAAGAGGAGGGCGACCAGAGCCGTGTCGAGTGA
- a CDS encoding amidohydrolase family protein, whose translation MAQLHVETTLAATGERVDLWVSDGRFVPGPLEDASTHSGGFAVPGLVDAHAHLALASPLANGSEAQQVRASARAHLDAGVLAIREAGGPSRVSSGIGKDEDLPTVVTAGQFLAPPGRYFPGLAREVDDAGLVAAAQDELAHARGWVKVIGDFFDGEGRFAVNYRTETLADVATEVHAAGGRITMHAMIPDSVQQAIDAGFDGIEHGTVVEDGQVRAMAAAGITWTPTALIDGILRDTGEGMLGHDGAAWLEGGMAGHADAIRRAHEMGVRVLAGTDAGMNPHGVVAREIRLLHAFGLPATVALGAGSWDARDYLGLPGIEIGAPADLVVFPDDPREDLAVLDHPSLVLLRGRRVGGPSPGWH comes from the coding sequence GTGGCGCAACTGCACGTGGAGACCACGCTGGCGGCAACGGGTGAGCGCGTCGACCTTTGGGTCAGCGACGGCCGGTTCGTCCCGGGCCCCCTCGAAGATGCCTCGACACATTCTGGCGGGTTCGCGGTTCCTGGGCTCGTGGACGCGCACGCGCATCTCGCCCTGGCCAGCCCCCTGGCCAACGGCAGCGAAGCCCAGCAGGTCCGCGCGTCGGCGCGTGCACATCTTGACGCCGGGGTGCTGGCCATCCGCGAAGCCGGCGGGCCCAGCCGAGTCTCGTCCGGCATCGGCAAGGACGAGGACCTGCCGACCGTCGTCACAGCCGGGCAGTTCCTCGCCCCACCCGGCCGCTACTTCCCCGGCCTGGCCCGCGAGGTCGACGATGCCGGACTGGTCGCCGCCGCGCAGGACGAACTGGCCCACGCCCGCGGCTGGGTGAAGGTGATCGGGGACTTCTTCGACGGCGAGGGGCGGTTCGCCGTCAACTACCGCACGGAGACGCTGGCCGACGTGGCCACGGAGGTGCACGCCGCCGGTGGCCGGATCACGATGCACGCCATGATTCCCGACTCGGTCCAGCAGGCCATCGATGCCGGGTTCGACGGCATCGAGCACGGCACCGTGGTCGAGGACGGCCAGGTCCGGGCGATGGCCGCCGCCGGGATCACGTGGACGCCGACCGCTCTCATCGACGGCATCCTGCGAGACACCGGCGAGGGCATGCTGGGCCACGACGGCGCCGCCTGGCTCGAGGGCGGGATGGCCGGCCACGCTGACGCGATCCGCCGCGCCCACGAGATGGGTGTGCGTGTCCTGGCTGGCACGGACGCCGGGATGAACCCCCACGGGGTGGTGGCCCGCGAGATCCGTCTCCTCCACGCTTTCGGCCTGCCGGCAACGGTGGCCCTGGGCGCCGGTTCGTGGGACGCGCGGGACTACCTGGGGCTGCCTGGCATCGAGATCGGGGCACCCGCGGATCTCGTCGTGTTTCCCGACGATCCGCGGGAGGACCTGGCTGTCCTCGACCACCCGTCCCTGGTCCTGCTGCGCGGCCGCCGAGTCGGTGGACCCAGCCCCGGCTGGCACTGA
- a CDS encoding Asp23/Gls24 family envelope stress response protein, which yields MSSDPSGSRRAELARAAADAARTTSGVARLDGGALGEFATYADGERVEGVRIGREDPSTVRLRLVVTYGRPIPEIAADVDAVVRDRLGPQLRPSRVDIDVVDVETPAPDPEDDSSLRHDTKE from the coding sequence GTGTCGAGTGACCCCAGCGGGTCGCGCCGAGCTGAACTGGCGCGCGCTGCCGCCGACGCGGCGAGGACCACCTCAGGCGTCGCACGCCTGGACGGTGGTGCGCTCGGCGAGTTCGCCACCTACGCGGACGGCGAGCGGGTCGAGGGCGTCCGGATCGGGCGCGAGGACCCTTCCACCGTCCGGCTCCGTCTGGTCGTGACCTACGGCCGGCCCATCCCGGAGATCGCTGCGGACGTGGACGCAGTGGTCCGCGATCGGCTCGGTCCGCAGTTGCGACCCTCGCGGGTCGACATCGACGTGGTCGATGTGGAGACACCCGCTCCCGACCCTGAGGACGACAGCTCCCTCCGCCATGACACGAAGGAGTAA